tataattacatttttaaagaaaaaatattttaaaagcaaacaaaaaagaaaaaaaaataaaaaaaataaaaattttcaaagaaaaaaccattaaaaataatgtaatataaaaaaatttaaataaaacaacggaaagaataaaaattaaaaataattataaattaagaaaaaaaaacaaagatTTTAAAGCATATGTTTTAAACTTtataacatataaaaaataagataaaaaggtaattatattattagtatataaattttgtttttcatataatatttttttaatcattaaatatttaatttttatactaaaaataatatttctaaataatatgttttaattttgtgttttttttttttaattacaaatttttttataattataataaaattaatgtttatatataaaaatgttaacGCTATACTTTCAATatcttaaaattaataatatttatatacagtaatataatttattttatatgtatgtatgtatgcttatttattatatcctttttaatttattttacttaaaaaatataaaatacttcttattcttctttttttcgTAATAATTGCATAAATATCTGATAGTtttataaatacattttaaatgtatttcattttatttttctatttttccaatttttatttttgtatttatcaTTATTCAATATAataaactttattttattcattgtatcatttaattttattttcattttttaagtaTAAATAAGACATTTacatgaatatatatatgcattaaTATACAACATTTGAACTTATTAAGTTTATATCTATGAATTCAGTGAATTTGcattacatatttatatatattttttcactttttaataatttgaaattttattgttttaaaaaaaaagataaaattgatataaatgtataatatttGAATGTTTTATATGAGtatattctaaaaatttgtaggacttttttttttttttacaaattaattttattttatttttcgaatgaaaaaaatgaatgatAAATTAGATAATGAGCACGTAAGAAGTGAAGAATTGTTTTGCTTAACAGATATTAATGTAAAAAGTGaagaatatgaaaaagaaattagcATTTTACCATATATTTCTTCAAATTATTGTGTAAAtataagaaagaaaaaaatagagcCAGCGGGATTTATGTTTTACATAAAATACGAAATTCCTAtactaaaagaaaaaaaaaaaaagataagggataataaaaatgtgcATACAGACgaactatttttatataaagataaattGAATTACTTAAATGATTTGGAGGacaacaataataataaaagtgaaCATTTGAAAACTGAAGAagacgaaaaaaaaaaaaaaaaaaaaaatgataatgattATGATGACACTAAAGATTATAATAAGAGACAAGAAAAGgcaaattataaaaaaagttctaatttagttaaaaaatgtatagatgaaaatataaatgtttatGAAATATTAGGGGTTGATGAAACAGATGATTTAGAAGCTATTAAAGCctcttataaaaaattaattttaatatttcatccAGACAAAAATAAAGGAACAGCATATTTAAAcgcaaaagaaaaaaaaaaaaaaaaagaaaaagaaaaagaaaaaaataaagaatcagatatgaaaaataatgatacaaAAGATCTTATGTATTATAtggaaaaatttaatatagaTAAATTAACTCccgaagaaaaaaaattaatgtttttaaaaattcaagATTCTTACACTATTTTATCGGATAAAACTTTGAGAAAGCAGTATGATAGCTCTATTCCATTTGATGAATATATACCTACACAAAAGGAACTGGAAGAAGCTTCTAATTTTTACGATTTTTTGCGACCagtatttaaaagaaatgcTAAGTGGTCTTCCAAAAAACCAGTTCCTGATATAGGTGATGAAAAtactaatataaaaaatgtaaaatatttttacgaTTTTTGGTATAATTTTGTTAATTGGAGAGATTTCTCATATCATAATGCTTATGATTATGAACAAGCTGAATGTAGAGAAGAAAGAAGATGGATGgaaagagaaaataaaaaaattcagaaaAAAGTTTCTAAATTGGAAAATTtaagaattttaaaattagtCGATTTAGCATATAATAATGATCCACGAATTATTgcagaaaataaaagaatcaaaacagaaaaacaaaaaaaaaaagaattagcTATATTagaaaagcaaaaaaaaatggataaaTTGAACGACACAGAAAAAGATAATACCATTACTAACAATTCTAACGAAAAgacaaataaagaaaaagctGCTATGAAGATATGGAAACATCATATTAAGTCTGTATGTATGACAAAATTACCAAATACGGTAAATTATGATATATTgcaagaaaaattattaataatgcCTTTTGAAACATTATGTGATTTTATTTAtgatatatatgttttactaaattttaatttttataaaagtgaTACTTTACCATTTGAAAAAATGAGttctaataaatttaataattctcAAGAGATTCAAAAGGATACCCTAAATAATTTAGgaagaaataatattaacaaCAAAATAAATGGAAACATAAGCATTGATATGCAAAACGAAAACAAGAACgacaataaaaatttaaatcatttaaaaaaaaaagatgtagAATATGCctttgttaataaaaataatgtaattaGTAGTAAAAATACTACAACAAATAATTCTAGTAATATTAATATCTCTATTGTAGAGAACAATCAAGAACAAGTAAATGAAACTTTCAAGGTTAATTATGATATAAAATCTAATGAATTGAATGGTTGTGATGATAGGTTTACCAGTAATTTAATAGATTCGAATAAATTAAAGGTTAATaacgaaaataaaaatgaaaaaataaaagattataATTTAACTAATGATGAAGAAATAGCTAAGAATACGGAATGTAAAAATGATGctctaaaagaaaaaaatatgtatgaGAACAGTcacttaaaaattaatgactcaaagaaaaataatagcaaaaattataaaaacaaaaaaaatatagggaataataattcaaataatgataataataataatagtaacaacaataataataagaataCGGGATTCATAGGTCATTTAAAAAGTATAGAATTAGGAGAAAATGATATTGAATCgttaattaatatttttaaaaaatatattaatgatactacttttattattgaaAAGAAAGAAGAAGTTAACAGCAAAAatctaaatataaataacaatttaaaaaacgATATTTCTGCAGAAGTACATAAAAGCCCAAATAATATCAGACAGTGTGatgaaaaggaaaagaaaaatgctgaagaaaaaaaaactaatgaAAATACTtcaaatatagaaaaaaatgctgaaaatgaagaaaaaaatgataaatggACAGCTCACGAAGTGTCTTTGCTTGCTAAGGCCCTGAAATTTTATCCAGGTGGTACAAAAAATAGATGGGTTCTTATTTCAAATTCTATAAAAACTAAAAGTGTTAAagaagttataaaaaaaacaaaagaaatGTTTGAAAATGAAACACTTAAGAATTTGAGCAGAAATTTTGATGAATCTCCATTTGACCACTTTAAGAATCAGAATAAGGGAGTTATGAAAAAGATTGATGATAACTTAGATAAAAGAGAATTAAAGATTGAAAAAGAAACTaacttaaataataatataaatggtGATATTAGTCAAAAAAGGCCATGGACACAAGAAGAACAgtatttattagaaaaagcATTAGTAAAATATCCTGCTTCTATTCCAATAAAAGAAAGATTAGAATTAGTTTCTTCTGAATTAAAAACTAGAACTGTTGACGAAGTTATACTTAGAATGAAAAAACTTAGAGCACAAATATTAGCCAAAAAATCtgcaaaataaattaaaatactttatattatactttaaaaaaaaaaaaaaaaaaaattaaactttattattaattatataaagtaaaaagtaaatatacatattcatgtaataaatatgttattaaccttatTAATGTTgataagtataaaaaaaaaattatataggaatattttagaaaaatttgTTATGATAGgaaaacaattaataaaaattacacttaatgaaaatagtattaagtaaaaaagcttatattatcataaaatgtaataaaattaaagtaagaaaaaagaaaaaattatataattttaaaataaaatatttgcaatgaaaataatataaaagtcttattttgtattttttctaaataagtttattttatttactttttttttatccgaaaaaaatttatgaagcaatttttttatttatcactattatttcataatttaattttaattatattttgttaaatttttattttataaattttagttTACACATAATCTTTTataacttcttttttttattaaataattttgtttttctcattttttattaattcttttttataattaaaattgtcattattactatttttatgaatGCTTTTTAATGggattttaataaattttattagatgctttaacttttttttcagttttaaaaataatttgtttatataaaatgaaaattgaaaaaaaaaaatataaaataaaactaaaCGAAGTAAACAAAAAGAAGGTAAATACTACCTAACTAATTTTGTTAGCAGAGTTGaagaaaaagtaaattttCTATGCAAAaatcccaaaaaaaaaaaaaagagaatttaatatttttttttttcatgtttcatctttgtttttttaaacgGTATCTACGACCACCTTTTTTGTCTCTCAtaaatcttttatttattaacttGCTTTGACGTGGTAATTTATATGTTATTGTTTTCTCTTTACTTGGTATCCATGGAATAGTAGACAAAcccattcttttttttttatacttttttttttgatgttttcttattttaaaataccTTCTTCTTTTTGTGcttatacttttattaagTATAAGGCTAAAattatatctaaaaaaagGAATGTTTAAATATTTGATATTATATGTCCTATATCCTTTATAAGTTATATtactaaaataatttttttttgaaattagtATATCATTTCTATTTTTGTAACAATTTTTTGCACATTGCTGAGAAAATCTtaataatgttttaaaaCTACTTTTCaacataataataaaagaaatgtattccttatttttctgataatctttttatttttaaaataaattcgtttttattttctattaattatttctctaaaataaatatttctttttcattattcttttttttaaataaataaaaaaaaaaactttttatgAAGAGATCAATTATGCAATTAGactaaatataaatgataatcaTAAGTTAATTGTTTAAATTCATTTtgtttttagtttttttttttttttttttttttgtaaattcaatactttttaaatttcaatattttaaattatcatattttatttaaaacttttataaatatatttaaggaaagttttattaattactaaatcttttttttttattttttttattatataattaaatatattatgtatcttatttgtttgtttcaataatttaaatttgtgAAGATTCAAATGGatatcataaaaaatgtaGAGAATTATACATAACAGtgttcatatttttattctttacaAAGAAaggttatatatatatataataataataataataataaaatttatataaattcatGTATAATGAaagtttattaatatatattttttctttttatctcTTTATAAAAGTTCTTTAATTCTCATGTTTATGTGCTTTTCAATATCAATAATGTTAtctatttcatattttactCCAAATGCTTTCATATTGGTAGCATACTctcttaaaaaattaacataaatagaaatataaaatataaaataatattattaataaaaagctttagaataatttttttttttcctttttatatttttttttacatccATCTATTAAATTCAGCTATATgacatttattatttcttttttttaaattattacaaatactaaaaaaaaaaagtacacaaataaataataatttagataaatatattttttatatattatgaaaTTAATTTACTTATCCAAAATTCGAATATCTTTTAATGTTAAATTATATagatctattttttttaaaacatttttttcaatCGCTTCATCAGGCGTAAACAGATTTAACCAATACAAATTGTTAATTGATATATCATCAACATCTATAtgtagaaaaataaataaaagaatatatttaattttatttacttttttttttttaaatattatgaatttctttttatattttttaatagtatTAACAATAAACTTTTGATTCATATTTAGAGGAATATGTGAAAGCTATGCTGAGCCCTTCAAAACATTAAATAAAAGcataagttttttttatttttataatatatataataattttaatataatttcataatataaaaaaatattattttattgttttcatataaaaaaaaaaaaaatattttattataaataatttttatgttatcATAAATTAACCATGAGCATCATAATCagttaaacaaaaaaatttgagATTTTTGTTTCTTCTATGAATCTCAAATATAAGCTGTCTTGTATTTATATCTGAAAAaatattgtatatatatgtatatctgggtatgtatgtatatgaacattttatgaaaaataaccAGGAAATCCTTTAGCTGTAATTAGAATTGATGGACCGTATTTGCTTATAAAATTAGATTgaagtaatttaaaaaaaattgtttctTTCTCTATTACAAGAACATATTTAACATTTTGAGAAATAATTAAATCTGATACACCAAAAGGACATATCAAATGCCCTCTTgtctaaaaaaaagaagaaaataaaatttgaaaatttttacaactatgaaaagaaaattttttttttaaatttatattttaaaagggaaaaacattaaaaataatattaatttttatttttgttggACTTCAAAAATATTCATGCAATCAGCCCATTGACCTAAAGTTAAAAAggttttattaaattttattaatggctatataggaaaaaaaaaaaaaaaaagtcattGTACTTTTTagtttattctatttttatatatattcttttttatttaatatattaacttaaatttttttcctttagtAAAATATTTCCTCTAATTATTCCCTTAGgtgaattatatatatttaataattcccttggcttttttataattttcgtTAATTTTCCAATTGTTCTATTTGAAACATTTTGTGATATAAACAGTTGTGAATTCGTATAAAATATTTGCCTTAATGTTGTATATGTATTTTCATATAGGTTTCTTAATATAATTTCAATTGTATAAATTAATCTTGTTATCTCTATAATTCTaccttttaataaaaatttttttttttttttgtctagtaacttaaaaataaaatccaaaacataattttctaataaatttataacatCTAAATTATGCATTTCTtgcaatttttatttatttaaaataaaagagagTAAAATATACAAGATcatgaattatatatatttttaatagtaaaacaatttaaattaaattattattcactaaagaaaaaaaaaaaaaagtaattcatgattatatatttttttagatattattaaaacttcAGTTTATATagttctatttttattttttattctgcTACTATTTTGATATCTAgcagttattttttttaatttatataaggtaaaaatgaaatcatttttttataatttacttAAATCCTATTAGAACAAAAtgagataatttttttttttttaaatttatgtactcaatgcaaaaaaaaaaaaaatgttctaTATTTAcaatgtttatatttttagtattCAACCGTTTTTATAAGAAGATTCTGTAAAAgtctttattatataaagaaaaataagtTGTCTTCCtttaaaatcaaaaaataataaaaaattaaaaaattaaattcgcATGAAATTTATTAGAATTAACAATTTTATAAGATTATCATATTCATTAacataattcaaaaaattttgGCCAAATATTATCTTTTGCAATGGAAGATGACTAACAAACgtttcaataa
The sequence above is drawn from the Plasmodium relictum strain SGS1 genome assembly, chromosome: 14 genome and encodes:
- a CDS encoding DNA-binding chaperone, putative, whose translation is MNDKLDNEHVRSEELFCLTDINVKSEEYEKEISILPYISSNYCVNIRKKKIEPAGFMFYIKYEIPILKEKKKKIRDNKNVHTDELFLYKDKLNYLNDLEDNNNNKSEHLKTEEDEKKKKKKNDNDYDDTKDYNKRQEKANYKKSSNLVKKCIDENINVYEILGVDETDDLEAIKASYKKLILIFHPDKNKGTAYLNAKEKKKKKEKEKEKNKESDMKNNDTKDLMYYMEKFNIDKLTPEEKKLMFLKIQDSYTILSDKTLRKQYDSSIPFDEYIPTQKELEEASNFYDFLRPVFKRNAKWSSKKPVPDIGDENTNIKNVKYFYDFWYNFVNWRDFSYHNAYDYEQAECREERRWMERENKKIQKKVSKLENLRILKLVDLAYNNDPRIIAENKRIKTEKQKKKELAILEKQKKMDKLNDTEKDNTITNNSNEKTNKEKAAMKIWKHHIKSVCMTKLPNTVNYDILQEKLLIMPFETLCDFIYDIYVLLNFNFYKSDTLPFEKMSSNKFNNSQEIQKDTLNNLGRNNINNKINGNISIDMQNENKNDNKNLNHLKKKDVEYAFVNKNNVISSKNTTTNNSSNINISIVENNQEQVNETFKVNYDIKSNELNGCDDRFTSNLIDSNKLKVNNENKNEKIKDYNLTNDEEIAKNTECKNDALKEKNMYENSHLKINDSKKNNSKNYKNKKNIGNNNSNNDNNNNSNNNNNKNTGFIGHLKSIELGENDIESLINIFKKYINDTTFIIEKKEEVNSKNLNINNNLKNDISAEVHKSPNNIRQCDEKEKKNAEEKKTNENTSNIEKNAENEEKNDKWTAHEVSLLAKALKFYPGGTKNRWVLISNSIKTKSVKEVIKKTKEMFENETLKNLSRNFDESPFDHFKNQNKGVMKKIDDNLDKRELKIEKETNLNNNINGDISQKRPWTQEEQYLLEKALVKYPASIPIKERLELVSSELKTRTVDEVILRMKKLRAQILAKKSAK
- the SPO11 gene encoding meiotic recombination protein SPO11, putative, giving the protein MHNLDVINLLENYVLDFIFKLLDKKKKKFLLKGRIIEITRLIYTIEIILRNLYENTYTTLRQIFYTNSQLFISQNVSNRTIGKLTKIIKKPRELLNIYNSPKGIIRGNILLKEKNLSQWADCMNIFETRGHLICPFGVSDLIISQNVKYVLVIEKETIFFKLLQSNFISKYGPSILITAKGFPDINTRQLIFEIHRRNKNLKFFCLTDYDAHGLSIAFTYSSKYESKVYYVDDISINNLYWLNLFTPDEAIEKNVLKKIDLYNLTLKDIRILDNICNNLKKRNNKCHIAEFNRWIEYATNMKAFGVKYEIDNIIDIEKHINMRIKELL